One region of Podospora bellae-mahoneyi strain CBS 112042 chromosome 1 map unlocalized CBS112042p_1.2, whole genome shotgun sequence genomic DNA includes:
- a CDS encoding uncharacterized protein (EggNog:ENOG503NZ3G; COG:S), with product MTMTSPFSHDGGRRARLQQIAAAWGIHPTIPPVTVQQRPPQRRTPQDDFQAEELLKRQRLSASADGNKSSQNASIKRAFSSNKKPSGTWDPNEIFEALDALVTNRGAPGVADALIAKLVNAGGNVNVSTIKNKTNLLTRRKSLENLERSRVLQRAVQNRHTDMVAVLVQYADPLTLDAALPLAIRSGDLEMLAMLLHQGANSTQTQDAQDAFRQLCIMGGHADLVGLILQSEGRPSSQWISMSMVDATRKGCFHTVMRLSRSTADGDYHKAEALKTAISQCRVDIALAILTGTKPPTQGGQGVLESFAQLVEHPSLGPNDRLPFTEALLCAGASGEPIAMALAQASVNEYYDMVDLLVSYGASIEHQEAAIVRHALSTGRTSLAQLLLSERSTLSPAYASECLDSIPKTIAPEDRHAMLSLLLRKGASGPRLHEVLIDVVKANDLQSAQLLLTPQFPGGQPASSHNLGNGKHGVVAVRHAVASVDHRNGLALSIAVQMGQLQMVKQLLAGRPSTQTLDHIFPLVRALQPAIRYQIAEQFLTAGLSSPCVSVALQEAIEEQPPRRDENFISMLLRFNADVNFNDGAGVLSAIAIRDLPLLERLLTNKPAPQTMAAAVMKAMEEPDRETRFRMLSLLVPSAGRGETSQALVHALAVKPVDMQLARLLLEQGRADANFDHGASVISAINDPEPSLLELVLQYGGPSPDTLFQGLAMLSEVPTNQVKAAKVDSILRRTRDKNILNAILVKEVQTLLKITPEKRQLGVISSLLAAGADVNSNKAAALSCAVKAADSAIVDLLFTVNPNATSLAAALPQSLNILDPMDRLTFTQKLIESGAPGAEANRALVYAINAHPNDLPLISLLATHADSSGGDALLTAIKKENPEIVQLVLDKSSTVYSQQVLQDGLVDALLVTNKTKRVAICKALLVKGVKGQIVSDALLSAASDGDIELGRVLSDYGASADHRDGQAIVEACGAGAKDVMEMLLRGQGGQVGEQTLIKGFLAASQVVDLKRREDVFRILLQKGVKGEVVDAQLVSAAKFGDDGEGLVRLLLQHGASVDYNAGEAVWNVTRGANMGCLKLMLGIDSGREQEKKPNKVTLLRSLKASRKLSRDSRLQVVDWLFQAGMPPCEEVNIALNRVVKEDPDLRLVGLLLKNGASPLSNGCETLTDAAQMLLVDVLQLLLAGDIPQKDVSWTFKQAFTPQASVTWFTEKGFLVAKMLLAKGAEGESLTLALMTAIDAYDTEKDELARKFASLLLQHKVDVSYEDGIVLRKAAQRADADLIRQVLQQNPDSRAVSLAFGYIFDHADLSEEDTLRLITLFTEYHDGEERLDVMFPPAVGTEPVLFRALNRFPRSAKIMETLLDAGYYHDQLTTMRVMEDIDEEEQVNLLFWAISQPQKRVSNSVIELLVIRGAKVNFETKISKTTPLMLAIRAKRQDVVKCLILAGAEVDVMDVTGNTPMTMATEMGGELGTSMMSNILAADPNASQNDGSVHNAARELNLQALKVLVEFGHDVDFPSTLHGGRSALGELCLNAASGGSLTASQEKQMQKCMSYLIREAGSDLTIQCEGKTVLLLALESLDPIATTSALLKTGVWKYINEPYNQFTDGTYTYSPSQYVQRVLPNIKTKARLLELLKANRCKDVFYGNDPAQPQPEGAMNLPPELLRAERERRALETRIQKEKQEHNAALTRQKEIADFQNQLFKTRAEIEDSRTRRMRQDELDFHQTRQRQADQAFAKELQRRKAEREANVEAEQRLTEAGLTRARLIKEAELEMEERKQEKMIDYANQMSSVRVREREAIDRVDAASEARMTKRLQEHRRLVEGQNQLAGRLQNGVDGQGRRLGGYITGELD from the exons ATGACGATGACTTCTCCCTTTAGCCACGACGGTGGTCGTCGGGCACGGCTCCAACAGATCGCCGCCGCTTGGGGTATCCACCCAACCATTCCACCTGTAACAGTTCAACAGCGACCTCCACAACGACGAACACCACAAGATGATTTTCAAGCAGAAGAGTTATTGAAGCGGCAAAGACTGAGCGCCTCTGCGGACGGCAACAAAAGTTCTCAAAATGCAAGCATCAAACGCGCTTTCAGCTCAAACAAAAAGCCCTCAGGAACCTGGGACCCCAACGAAATATTCGAGGCTCTGGACGCTCTGGTCACCAATCGAGGAGCACCAGGCGTTGCGGATGCCTTGATTGCCAAGCTGGTGAACGCGGGAGGAAATGTCAATGTGTCAACCATCAAAAACAAGACCAACCTGCTCACTCGGAGAAAAAGCTTGGAGAACTTGGAAAGAAGCAGAGTGCTGCAAAGGGCGGTTCAAAACCGGCACACCGACATGGTTGCTGTCTTGGTTCAGTATGCCGATCCCCTCACCCTGGATGCGGCCCTTCCTCTTGCGATACGATCTGGGGATTTAGAAATGCTGGCCATGTTACTTCACCAAGGGGCCAACTCCACGCAAACCCAAGATGCCCAGGACGCCTTCAGGCAGCTCTGCATCATGGGTGGCCATGCGGATCTAGTTGGCTTGATCTTGCAATCGGAAGGAAGGCCATCATCACAATGGATATCCATGTCCATGGTTGACGCTACACGTAAAGGCTGCTTCCATACAGTTATGAGGCTCAGCCGGTCGACAGCTGATGGGGACTACCACAAAGCCGAAGCGCTCAAGACGGCCATCTCCCAGTGCAGGGTCGATATCGCCCTTGCCATCCTTACCGGTACAAAACCACCTACACAGGGTGGCCAGGGTGTTCTGGAAAGCTTTGCACAGTTGGTGGAACACCCCTCACTTGGTCCCAATGACAGACTTCCCTTCACCGAGGCCCTCCTCTGTGCTGGTGCTTCAGGGGAACCGATTGCGATGGCACTCGCTCAAGCTTCTGTCAACGAGTATTATGATATGGTTGATTTACTCGTGTCTTATGGAGCTTCAATTGAGCACCAAGAGGCCGCCATTGTGCGGCACGCCTTGTCCACTGGACGAACTAGCTTGGCCCAGTTATTACTGAGCGAAAGGTCTACACTTAGCCCAGCATATGCCTCGGAATGCCTCGATAGCATACCGAAAACTATTGCACCCGAGGATCGGCATGCTATGCTTAGTCTCTTGCTTCGAAAGGGGGCAAGCGGGCCCCGTCTACACGAAGTGCTTATCGATGTCGTAAAGGCCAACGATCTTCAATCTGCCCAACTGTTACTTACCCCACAGTTTCCCGGTGGGCAGCCAGCCTCCAGTCACAACTTAGGAAACGGGAAGCATGGTGTGGTAGCTGTTAGACACGCGGTTGCTTCAGTTGATCATAGGAATGGTCTGGCCTTGAGCATCGCGGTCCAGATGGGTCAGTTGCAAATGGTGAAACAGCTGTTGGCCGGTAGGCCAAGTACACAAACTCTGGACCATATCTTTCCTCTCGTTCGAGCCCTTCAGCCGGCGATTCGATATCAGATCGCCGAACAGTTTCTAACCGCGGGCCTGTCGAGCCCCTGTGTTTCGGTCGCTCTGCAAGAGGCGATCGAAGAACAGCCCCCACGCCGAGACGAAAACTTTATAAGCATGCTTCTCAGATTCAACGCCGACGTCAATTTCAACGATGGTGCTGGCGTCTTGTCGGCTATAGCTATTCGGGATCTCCCTCTTCTAGAAAGGTTGCTCACAAATAAGCCAGCACCTCAAACAATGGCTGCTGCCGTCATGAAGGCTATGGAAGAGCCGGATAGGGAGACACGATTCCGCATGCTTAGCCTGCTTGTTCCGAGCGCTGGTCGTGGTGAGACATCGCAAGCACTGGTACATGCTCTGGCCGTCAAACCCGTGGATATGCAACTTGCCAGGCTTCTCCTGGAACAAGGACGGGCAGATGCCAACTTCGACCATGGAGCGTCTGTTATTTCAG CCATTAATGATCCCGAACCATCATTGCTGGAACTGGTCCTACAATACGGTGGCCCCAGTCCAGACACACTCTTTCAAGGGTTGGCCATGTTGTCAGAGGTGCCGACAAACCAAGTAAAGGCGGCCAAGGTTGACTCCATTCTTCGCCGAACACGGGATAAGAACATCCTGAACGCCATACTTGTCAAAGAGGTCCAGACGCTTCTCAAGATAACACCAGAAAAGCGCCAACTTGGCGTCATCTCTTCACTTCTCGCAGCCGGAGCGGATGTAAACTCCAACAAAGCGGCCGCTCTGTCGTGCGCTGTGAAGGCGGCCGACTCTGCCATAGTCGACCTGTTATTCACCGTCAACCCCAATGCTACATCACTCGCCGCGGCCCTCCCACAATCGCTCAATATTCTTGACCCCATGGATAGACTAACGTTCACCCAGAAACTGATAGAATCAGGAGCGCCAGGAGCCGAGGCCAACCGGGCATTGGTTTATGCAATCAATGCCCACCCGAACGACCTACCTCTTATTTCACTCCTTGCTACCCATGCGGATTCCTCTGGGGGCGACGCTctcctcaccgccatcaAAAAGGAAAACCCTGAGATTGTACAGCTGGTGCTGGACAAGTCGTCCACGGTTTACTCGCAACAAGTACTGCaggatgggttggtggatgCGCTCTTGGTTACAAACAAGACCAAAAGAGTGGCCATATGTAAGGCGCTGCTCGTTAAGGGGGTAAAGGGGCAGATTGTTTCTGATGCACTGCTGTCTGCTGCCTCAGACGGCGATATTGAGCTTGGAAGGGTTCTTTCCGACTACGGAGCAAGCGCTGATCACCGCGATGGACAAGCCATTGTGGAGGCTTGTGGAGCAGGAGCTAAGGATGTGATGGAGATGCTTTTAAGAGGTCAAGGTGGCCAGGTCGGGGAGCAAACCCTTATCAAGGGGTTCCTGGCAGCGAGTCAGGTTGTTGATCTGAAGCGCCGGGAGGATGTGTTCCGCATCTTACTCCAAAAGGGGGTCAaaggtgaggttgtggacGCACAGCTTGTTTCGGCGGCCAAGTTTGGAGATGACGGCGAAGGGCTCGTGAGACTGCTGCTTCAGCATGGGGCAAGCGTGGACTACAATGCTGGAGAGGCTGTCTGGAATGTCACGAGAGGGGCAAATATGGGGTGCTTGAAGCTTATGCTTGGCATCGATAGCGGCAGGGAACAGGAAAAGAAGCCAAACAAGGTGACCTTGCTGCGGTCGCTCAAGGCAAGCAGAAAGCTGAGCAGGGACTCGAGGTTACAGGTTGTGGACTGGTTGTTTCAAGCTGGAATGCCGCCATGCGAGGAGGTCAACATCGCTTTGAACAGAGTCGTGAAGGAGGATCCAGATTTGCGGTTGGTTGGGCTGTTGCTCAAGAACGGGGCATCGCCGCTGTCTAATGGCTGCGAGACGCTGACGGATGCAGCTcagatgctgctggtggatGTGTTACAGCTGCTTTTGGCGGGTGACATCCCACAGAAGGATGTGTCATGGACCTTCAAACAAGCGTTCACCCCACAGGCATCGGTGACTTGGTTTACGGAGAAAGGTTTCCTGGTCGCGAAAATGTTACTCGCCAAGGGTGCAGAGGGGGAGAGCCTGACACTGGCGTTGATGACGGCCATCGATGCCTATGACACGGAGAAGGACGAGCTGGCGCGCAAATTCGCTAGTCTGCTACTTCAACACAAGGTTGACGTGTCTTACGAAGATGGCATCGTGCTGCGAAAGGCGGCTCAGCGGGCAGATGCAGACCTTATTCGACAGGTCCTACAACAGAATCCGGATTCAAGAGCCGTTTCCCTCGCATTCGGCTACATTTTCGACCATGCGGATCTATCGGAAGAAGACACCCTTCGACTCATCACTCTCTTCACCGAATATCAcgatggagaggagaggcTAGACGTCATGTTTCCACCCGCTGTCGGTACCGAACCAGTGCTATTCCGAGCCTTGAACAGATTTCCGCGGTCTGCCAAAATCATGGAGACGCTGCTTGATGCGGGCTATTACCACGATCAACTGACCACGATGAGAGTTATGGAGGAtattgacgaggaagaacAGGTCAATTTGCTATTTTGGGCCATTTCACAGCCACAGAAGCGGGTCAGCAATTCTGTCATTGAACTGCTGGTTATCCGTGGTGCAAAGGTGAATTTTGAGACCAAAATCTCCAAGACAACACCTCTCATGTTGGCTATCCGAGCCAAAAGGCAGGATGTGGTCAAATGTCTCATTCTCGCCGGTGCCGAGGTCGATGTGATGGATGTGACAGGCAACACGCCGATGACAATGGCAACTGAGATGGGTGGCGAACTGGGCACAAGCATGATGTCCAACATTTTGGCAGCAGATCCAAATGCAAGCCAGAATGATGGCTCTGTTCACAACGCGGCCAGGGAATTGAACCTACAGGCCCTGAAGGTCTTGGTCGAGTTTGGCCATGATGTCGACTTTCCCAGCACCCTGCATGGTGGTCGGAGTGCACTGGGAGAGCTATGCCTAAACGCTGCAAGCGGAGGCTCGCTGACAGCAAGTCAGGAAAAGCAAATGCAAAAGTGCATGAGTTATCTGATCAGGGAAGCTGGGTCAGATCTTACAATCCAGTGTGAGGGCAAGACCGTCCTACTGCTCGCGCTGGAGAGTCTGGATCCTATCGCCACAACAAGTGCCTTGCTGAAGACAGGGGTCTGGAAGTACATCAACGAGCCATACAACCAGTTCACTGACGGGACATACACATACTCGCCATCGCAATATGTCCAGCGAGTCCTACCCAACATCAAAACCAAGGCTCGACTCTTGGAGCTGCTCAAAGCCAACCGTTGCAAGGACGTCTTTTACGGCAACGACCctgcccaaccccaaccagaGGGCGCAATGAACCTGCCGCCCGAGCTTCTCCGAGCTGAACGTGAGCGTCGCGCCCTCGAGACTCGgatccaaaaagaaaaacaagaaCACAACGCCGCCCTGACCCGCCAAAAAGAAATCGCCGACTTCCAAAACCAGCTCTTCAAGACCCGTGCCGAGATCGAAGACTCCCGCACCCGCCGTATGCGCCAAGACGAGCTCGACTTTCACCAGACACGCCAAAGACAAGCTGATCAGGCCTTTGCGAAAGAGCTTCAGCGACGGAAGGCTGAGCGGGAGGCGAACGTGGAAGCTGAGCAGCGCCTGACCGAGGCTGGCTTGACGAGGGCGAGGCTGATCAAGGAGgcggagctggagatggaggagaggaagcaaGAGAAGATGATTGACTATGCCAACCAGATGAGCTCGGTTAGGGTTcgggagagagaggcgaTCGACCGAGTTGATGCTGCGTCCgaggcgaggatgacgaAGCGGCTTCAGGAGCATAGGAGGTTGGTAGAGGGGCAGAATCAGCTGGCTGGTAGACTGCAGAatggggttgatgggcaggggaggaggttgggggggtatATCACTGGCGAACTTGACTGA
- a CDS encoding uncharacterized protein (EggNog:ENOG503PE36; COG:S), with protein sequence MDEDDGQPLQVASPPLPPSLYSTNIVKEFRIGGQLEVEFDREKQVYDVLKPLQGTGVYDGSPALVLLFIRGKTIYELLRESRLLKDKDLEALRNSLQDALRALTVYGVEYTDMKTDNFLLTDYGANVWEGSTNNANVDYLMYQLSEPRRLALRRSTEQGLLPIPGAAKGQLVHHRG encoded by the exons AtggacgaagatgatggccagcCTTTGCAGGTTGCCAGCCCTCCTCTC CCTCCCTCCTTGTATAGCACTAACATTGTCAAGGAATTCCGTATCGGTGGCCAGCTT GAAGTCGAGTTCGATAGGGAGAAGCAGGTCTACGATGTCTTGAAACCGCTTCAGGGAACT GGAGTATATGATGGGTCACCGGCCTTGGTTTTATTATTTATCCGTGGAAAGACTATCTACGAGCTCCTACGCGAGAGTAGATTACTTAAGGATAAAGACCTGGAAGCCCTACGCAACAGCCTTCAAGATGCTCTTCGAGCGCTAACGGTGTATGGAGTCGAGTATACTGATATGAAAACGGACAACTTCCTGCTTACAGACTATGG AGCAAACGTCTGGGAAGGAAGTACCAATAACGCCAATGTTGATTACCTCATGTATCAGTTGAGCGAGCCGCGCAGACTAGCACTTCGTCGATCCACTGAGCAAGGCCTGCTGCCCATCCCAGGCGCAGCTAAAGGCCAGCTCGTCCATCATCGCGGCTAA
- a CDS encoding uncharacterized protein (COG:G; EggNog:ENOG503P0ZN), with protein sequence MAASHTDAGRSLAQGDSKTTLAPSVPPTAISSTQKLNQLFDSPKEPKQITGSIEKTTATAAAAAVEDRAPDGGYGWVCTFCSFMIHANTWGVGSPWGIFLDRYISQGTFARVGKFEYAIIGGLAMAMALIVAPLANHCKIALGTRGTIVLGSVIASIGVHTSSTASKVWHLVLSYGVCYGLGMGIVYIPTLSVVGPWFSTHRSLAIGIATAGSGFGGLGYSLLAGKLIATYGIPWTWRITSYMMFFCNFFCGLLVRESPVTKSSVNNPAAPKSSSFSFHIFTRPQVILILIWGFMVELGYVSLFFSLPSHATSLGLDLNQGSIVQAVLSLGIGIGRPCVGWVSDRQGRINTALLMTLFCGLISLTLWIYARSYPPLLVFAFLAGISSGTFWSTANPIVTEVVGLRQSSATYSAVCLVMALPATFGEAIALQFVDESRTDDAKFLPSQVYVGCTYFVGAVALLMLRAWRVWQLQRNLADVEDAEVAGVVPEEKMVYGWMMPRMWIKVVKV encoded by the exons ATGGCAGCATCACACACAGATGCTGGCCGTTCTCTCGCTCAAGGAGACAGCAAAACCACGCTCGCTCCATCAGTTCCACCCACCGCCATAAGCTCAACCCAAAAGCTTAACCAACTGTTTGACAGCCCAAAAGAACCCAAGCAAATCACTGGTAGCATTGAGAAAACAACAGCCACTGCCGCTGCAGCAGCCGTTGAAGATAGAGCCCCCGACGGTGGATATGGCTGGGTCTGCACCTTCTGCAGCTTCATGATCCACGCCAACACATGGGGAGTAGGATCACCATGGGGAATATTTCTCGATCGCTACATATCCCAAGGTACTTTTGCGCGAGTGGGGAAGTTTGAGTACGCCATCATCGGAGGCCTGGCTATGGCTATGGCCCTCATCGTTGCGCCACTGGCAAATCACTGCAAAATAGCCCTGGGAACTCGAGGGACGATTGTGCTAGGGTCCGTGATTGCATCCATTGGAGTTCATACTTCATCAACTGCATCCAAGGTTTGGCATCTGGTGCTATCGTATGGAGTTTGTTatgggttggggatggggatagTGTACATTCCT ACCCTCTCCGTTGTCGGCCCCTGGTTTTCCACCCATCGGAGTCTAGCCATTGGCATTGCGACAGCCGGATCAGGCTTTGGCGGGCTGGGGTACAGCCTTCTCGCCGGCAAGCTCATTGCCACGTACGGAATTCCTTGGACCTGGCGCATTACGTCCTATATGATGTTCTTCTGCAACTTCTTCTGTGGCTTGCTTGTCAGAGAGAGCCCGGTAACAAAGTCATCTGTCAACAACCCTGCTGCGCCAAAGTCCTCATCCTTCAGCTTCCACATCTTCACCCGCCCGCAAGTGATTCTCATTCTCATCTGGGGCTTCATGGTGGAACTCGGCTATGTGTCGCTGTTCTTCTCGCTTCCAAGCcacgccacctccctcggcctcgatcTCAATCAAGGGTCCATTGTCCAAGCCGTGCTGAGCCTCGGTATTGGAATTGGCCGCCCCTGCGTGGGCTGGGTAAGCGACAGGCAAGGCCGGATCAACACGGCACTGTTGATGACGCTCTTTTGCGGTTTAATCTCTCTTACTTTGTGGATCTATGCCCGATCGTATCCCCCGCTGTTGGTATTTGCATTCCTTGCTGGCATCTCATCGGGTACGTTTTGGAGCACTGCCAACCCCATCGTCACAGAAGTGGTGGGATTGAGGCAGTCCTCGGCCACGTATTCAGCGGTGTGCTTGGTGATGGCGCTGCCTGCTACTTTTGGGGAAGCTATCGCTCTGCAGTTCGTGGATGAGAGCAGGACAGATGACGCCAAGTTTTTGCCCTCGCAGGTGTATGTTGGGTGCACGTACTTTGTCGGGGCggtggcgttgttgatgttgagggcgTGGAGGGTGTGGCAGTTGCAGAGAAACCTGGCGGACGTGGAAGATGCCGAAGTAGCTGGGGTTGTGCctgaggagaagatggtgtatgggtggatgatgccgaggatgtGGATCAAGGTTGTGAAGGTATGA
- the fur4 gene encoding uracil permease (EggNog:ENOG503NWYI; COG:F; COG:H), with amino-acid sequence MENTTFTPEAPRRRNAFKRFADKIAVEQEPGLTTAQLMLTNHDLKPVEPERRQWGPWNFVGFWIADSFNINTWMISGTMIVGGLSWWQSWICVWLGYAISGFFICLTGRIGAQYHIGFPVVARSSFGIWGSLWPVFNRAVMACIWYGVQSYIGGRCVYIMIRAIWLSWDRNTIPNTFSENSGTTTADYASFFIFWFCSLPAIWFPVHKIRHLFTVKSYVVPVAGIAFLVWAVVRAKGLGDIVRQPARLEGSELAWEFVKGVMSSIANFATLIVNDPDFSRFAGKPKDALWSQLFTIPIGFAVTSFIGIIVSSSSTVIYGGAPIWDPLDLLEKFIDDSGSGGRFGVFVIATAFALAQLGTNIAANSVSAGTDLTALLPRWLDIRRGGYIAAAVGLAMCPYTLLTDSNQFTTYLSAYSVFLSSIAGVMISDYYFVRRGYLDVKELYDARPTSPYRFTYGFHWRAYAAYIAGILINVVGFAGAVGTEVPIGATYVYNVNFFGGFGVSAFVYWGLCKLSPIPACSDKWMEVGDEIDDLRVAYDADNASGTGSQEYVPGKGEKDVGRVV; translated from the exons ATGGAGAACACAACGTTCACTCCGGAGGCGCCGCGGAGACGCAATGCCTTCAAGCGCTTCGCGGACAAGATTGCTGTCGAGCAGGAGCCCGGGTTGACAACAGCACAGCTGATG TTGACGAACCACGATCTCAAACCGGTTGAGCCCGAACGACGCCAATGGGGTCCGTGGAACTTTGTCGGTTTCTGGATTGCCGATTcgttcaacatcaacacttGGATGATCAGCGGTACTATGATCGTGGGCGGTCTGTCGTGGTGGCAGTCGTGGATCTGTGTCTGGCTTGGTTATGCGATTTCTGGCTTCTTTATTTGCTTGACGGGCCGCATTGGTGCACAGTATCACATTGGGTTTCCGGTCGTGGCCAGATCCTCGTTCGGAATCTGGGGAAGTTTGTGGCCAGTGTTCAACCGGGCTGTCATGG CTTGTATCTGGTATGGTGTCCAGTCGTACATTGGAGGGAGGTGTGTCTACATCATGATCAGGGCAATCTGGCTATCTTGG GACCGCAATACCATCCCCAATACCTTCTCTGAGAATTCCGGTACCACCACGGCCGATTACGCttctttcttcatcttctggtTCTGCTCGCTTCCGGCCATCTGGTTCCCCGTCCACAAGATTCGCCATCTGTTCACCGTCAAGTCGTATGTCGTCCCTGTTGCGGGCATCGCCTTCTTGGTCTGGGCCGTCGTTCGCGCCAAAGGGCTCGGTGATATCGTGCGCCAGCCAGCGCGCTTGGAAGGCTCCGAACTCGCCTGGGAGTTCGTGAAAGGTGTGATGAGCTCCATTGCCAACTTTGCGACTCTCATTGTCAACGACCCCGATTTCTCCCGCTTTGCTGGAAAGCCCAAAGACGCCCTCTGGTCTCAGCTCTTCACCATCCCTATTGGTTTCGCTGTCACCTCATTCATCGGCATTATcgtctcctcttcctcgacagTCATCTACGGCGGTGCTCCCATCTGGGACCCTCTTGACCTTCTCGAAAAGTTCATTGATGACAGCGGTTCTGGTGGGCGTTTCGGCGTCTTTGTAATTGCTACCGCTTTTGCCCTCGCCCAGCTCGGCACCAACATTGCTGCCAACTCCGTCTCGGCCGGTACCGATTTGACTGCCCTTCTGCCTCGTTGGTTGGACATTCGTCGCGGTGGTTACATCGCCGCTGCTGTCGGTCTCGCCATGTGCCCttacaccctcctcaccgacTCCAACCAGTTCACCACCTACCTCTCCGCCTACTCCGTGTTCCTGTCCTCCATCGCCGGCGTCATGATTTCCGACTATTACTTTGTCCGCAGGGGCTACCTCGACGTCAAGGAGCTCTACGACGCCCgacccacctccccatacCGCTTCACCTACGGCTTCCACTGGCGCGCCTACGCCGCCTACATCGCGGGCATTCTCATCAACGTCGTTGGTTTTGCCGGAGCTGTTGGCACGGAAGTCCCCATTGGCGCCACTTATGTATACAACGTCAACTTCTTTGGCGGATTTGGAGTCTCAGCGTTTGTGTACTGGGGTCTGTGCAAGCTCAGCCCCATCCCCGCCTGCAGCGACAAGTGGATGGAGGTTGGCGACGAGATTGATGACTTGAGAGTGGCGTATGATGCTGACAATGCCAGCGGGACGGGGAGCCAGGAGTATGTCCCTGGTAAGGGAGAGAAGGATGTGGGCAGGGTtgtttaa
- a CDS encoding uncharacterized protein (EggNog:ENOG503PHWV) encodes MLFAILLLLPILGCAAERLFFHRSGDCWDGADTISCRDIPASVCCQASDPWCGVVHCEGCPNGSTVAGYFQNSCQTKANGRCEITHPFSQEGLLGCCVDLGPYDTCAGQWYPSSSMDVATTSERKCVQPNVMTYVDHDHGVKREIHIPQGELQRATQLLLARDFGGLRAFENWAHQSSDE; translated from the exons ATGCTGTTTGCAatccttcttttgcttcccaTTCTTGGGTGCGCCGCGGAGAGGCTCTTTTTTCACCGTTCAGGTGACTGTTGGGATGGTGCCGACACTATCAGCTG CCGCGATATCCCCGCGTCCGTTTGCTGTCAGGCCTCGGATccttggtgtggtgttgtccaCTGCGAGGGCTGTCCCAACGGCTCCACTGTCGCTGGCTACTTCCAGAACTCGTGCCAGACCAAGGCCAACGGCCGGTGTGAAATCACACATCCGTTCAGTCAGGAGGGATTACTCGGATGCTGTGTGGACCTTGGCCCCTACGACACTTGCGCTGGCCAGTGGTACCCATCCTCCAGCATGGACGTGGCCACTACCTCGGAGAGGAAATGCGTTCAGCCCAATGTTATGACATACGTTGACCATGATCATGGTGTCAAGAGGGAGATCCATATCCCCCAGGGAGAGCTGCAGAGAGCTACGCAGCTTTTGTTGGCAAGAGACTTTGGAGGCCTGCGAGCGTTTGAAAATTGGG CTCACCAGAGTTCTGACGAGTAG